From one Pan troglodytes isolate AG18354 chromosome 13, NHGRI_mPanTro3-v2.0_pri, whole genome shotgun sequence genomic stretch:
- the LOC129143290 gene encoding MAM and LDL-receptor class A domain-containing protein 1-like has protein sequence MQNLRPWPSLTEPKATWNKVPAKHLACDFESGFCGWEPFLTEDSHWKLMKGLNNGEHHFPAADHTANINHGSFIYFEAQRSPGVAKLGSPVLTKLLTASTPCQVQFWYHLSQHSNLSVFTRTSLDGNLQKQGKIIRFSESQWSHAKIDLIAEAGESTLPFQLILEATVLSSNATVALDDVSVSQECEISYKSLPRTSTQSKCKFSLVVVAVLNIELSSSQYQNIKCIRVTNT, from the exons atgcagaacctcaggccctggcccagccttACGGAACCAAAAGCTACATGGAACAAGGTCCCAG CAAAGCATCTCGCCTGTGACTTTGAGTCGGGTTTCTGCGGTTGGGAGCCATTTCTCACAGAAGATTCACACTGGAAGCTGATGAAAGGATTGAATAATGGAGAGCACCACTTTCCTGCAGCTGATCACACAGCAAACATAAATCATG GATCGTTTATTTATTTCGAGGCACAGCGCTCCCCCGGGGTGGCCAAGCTTGGAAGTCCTGTTCTTACAAAATTGCTCACTGCCTCTACCCCATGTCAG GTGCAGTTTTGGTATCATTTGTCTCAACATTCAAATCTCTCAGTTTTTACAAGAACGTCTCTAGATGGAAACTTGCAAAAGCAAGGCAAAATAATCAGATTCTCCGAATCTCAGTGGAGCCACGCAAAAATTGATCTCATTGCAGAAGCGGGAGAATCTACTCTACCTTTTCAG TTAATTTTGGAAGCTACTGTTTTGTCATCAAATGCTACCGTTGCTCTAGATGACGTCAGTGTGTCCCAGGAATGTGAAATTTCCTATAAATCACTACCAAGGACCAGTACACAAAGCAAGTGTAAGTTTTCCCTTgtcgttgttgctgttttaaacattgaattaagctcttctcagtatcaaaatataaaatgtattagagtCACGAATACCTAA